One window of Deltaproteobacteria bacterium genomic DNA carries:
- a CDS encoding DUF86 domain-containing protein: MKKKDPGIYLLHIRDALAKILEFTSSGRGTFFKDSKTQDAVIRNLEIIGEAAKNLPDDFREMHPQVSWRAVSGMRDKLIHDYFGVNLNIVWEVVEKEIPSLRQKIAVLLEGLK; encoded by the coding sequence ATGAAAAAGAAAGATCCTGGAATCTATCTTTTGCACATCCGGGATGCACTTGCCAAAATTCTCGAATTTACTAGCTCCGGAAGGGGCACTTTTTTTAAGGATTCCAAAACACAAGATGCCGTGATCAGAAACTTAGAAATCATCGGAGAAGCTGCGAAAAATCTTCCAGACGATTTTCGAGAGATGCACCCTCAAGTCTCCTGGAGAGCTGTTTCTGGAATGAGAGACAAACTGATCCACGACTATTTTGGAGTGAATCTGAACATTGTATGGGAGGTTGTTGAAAAGGAAATACCTTCTTTAAGACAAAAAATTGCAGTCCTTCTGGAAGGGCTCAAATAA
- a CDS encoding tetratricopeptide repeat protein, with product MVPIDRQGLVLLMEAGYVYLGLTLFDEAREVFEGITVLAPNNEIPHVAIGTSFFAQMKYDKAVQSYRKALKIKQDSAYARAFLGEALFFLGKREEALSELEKALLLDPQGTSGAFAKSLKDAIKNGFVPPPHAGKH from the coding sequence TTGGTTCCAATAGATCGCCAAGGATTGGTCCTTCTGATGGAGGCCGGATATGTCTATCTGGGCCTTACCCTGTTTGATGAGGCTCGCGAGGTGTTCGAAGGGATTACCGTTCTTGCCCCCAACAATGAAATCCCTCATGTTGCGATCGGGACCTCCTTCTTTGCACAGATGAAATACGACAAGGCGGTGCAGTCGTATCGGAAGGCGCTCAAGATCAAACAGGATAGCGCCTATGCAAGGGCGTTTCTCGGAGAGGCGCTCTTCTTTCTGGGGAAGAGGGAAGAGGCACTTTCTGAACTCGAAAAGGCGCTCCTTTTGGATCCCCAAGGGACCTCGGGTGCCTTTGCCAAGTCTCTGAAGGATGCAATCAAGAACGGGTTTGTGCCTCCACCCCATGCGGGCAAGCACTAA
- a CDS encoding nucleotidyltransferase family protein — MAKKEDPRSLPEAKHLEIKNILETNRNQVMGLARRHGAKNIRIFGSVARGEAQLDSDIDLLVEMESGRTLLDLVSFWQEIEDLLGRKVDVLTDGGISPYLKDQIYSEAVPL; from the coding sequence ATGGCAAAGAAAGAAGACCCCCGGAGCCTGCCGGAAGCAAAGCACCTTGAAATTAAAAATATTTTGGAAACGAATCGGAACCAGGTTATGGGATTGGCACGCCGTCATGGGGCAAAAAATATTCGTATCTTTGGCTCAGTGGCACGGGGTGAAGCACAGCTCGATAGCGATATTGATCTTCTTGTGGAAATGGAAAGTGGAAGGACACTCCTCGACTTGGTTTCTTTTTGGCAGGAGATTGAGGACCTTCTTGGCAGAAAGGTCGATGTTTTAACTGACGGTGGCATTAGCCCTTATCTAAAAGATCAAATTTACTCTGAAGCTGTTCCTCTATGA
- a CDS encoding sigma-70 family RNA polymerase sigma factor, with protein MVLKLLSKKPKLFESKLESKKEEKGSAGAGHLSPKEQKDIQKRNSLVEQYLPYATSIAGKVMQTLSSVVDFDDVMCNARLGLIEAAKKFDPTMNVDFKTFSYYRIKGAIYDGLRKTGWIPRSLYAKIKFEQASNEYLQYMAEKQGAAAKVAEQEMGELYDTVNSLASIYVISLDAAEDGQEIEDTKNKDIEQSAEFQQVKRQMKEAIESLPDKERKLIKMYYFQNRTLEEAGRVLNLSKSWTSRLHARALEILFKKIQTKMRTGVFEMGEEQPKRGEG; from the coding sequence ATGGTCCTGAAGCTGCTCAGCAAAAAGCCAAAGTTGTTTGAATCAAAGCTTGAATCAAAAAAGGAAGAGAAGGGATCGGCTGGGGCAGGCCACCTCTCCCCAAAAGAACAGAAAGATATCCAGAAGAGAAACAGCCTCGTGGAGCAGTACCTCCCTTATGCCACCTCCATCGCCGGGAAGGTGATGCAGACGCTCTCTTCGGTTGTCGATTTTGATGATGTCATGTGCAACGCCCGCCTTGGTTTGATTGAAGCGGCCAAAAAATTTGATCCGACCATGAACGTCGATTTCAAGACATTCTCTTATTATCGAATCAAGGGGGCGATCTACGACGGCCTTCGCAAGACCGGTTGGATCCCCCGTTCCCTCTACGCCAAGATCAAGTTTGAACAGGCGAGTAATGAATATCTGCAATACATGGCTGAAAAGCAGGGGGCGGCGGCCAAGGTTGCGGAACAGGAGATGGGGGAGCTTTATGATACCGTGAATTCACTCGCCTCGATCTACGTTATCTCCCTCGATGCGGCCGAAGACGGACAGGAGATTGAGGATACCAAGAACAAGGATATCGAGCAGTCAGCGGAATTTCAACAGGTCAAACGACAGATGAAAGAGGCGATCGAGTCGCTCCCGGACAAGGAAAGAAAACTGATCAAGATGTATTATTTTCAGAACAGGACGCTGGAGGAGGCGGGGCGCGTATTGAATCTCTCGAAATCCTGGACCTCACGCCTTCACGCGCGTGCGCTCGAAATTTTATTCAAGAAGATACAGACCAAGATGAGGACAGGCGTTTTTGAGATGGGGGAGGAACAGCCCAAGAGAGGGGAGGGATAA
- a CDS encoding N-acetylmuramoyl-L-alanine amidase — MGEGKRIVPRGSWGAVPPKPEIERQRYEGPLPKVIDHVVIHHTAFPADYPPNALQRYAQGSGWDDIAYHFYILGDGTIYQGRELRYVGGHAGESEEANLSHDITKDPDYGSIGIALAGNFSGETDYATEAQIRSLRWLIGSLRHDYPKIVRDHVVLHREVDREITKKRGYTPTRSQQTDCPGNGLARQIKKL; from the coding sequence ATGGGCGAAGGCAAGAGAATTGTTCCACGGGGTTCATGGGGGGCGGTGCCTCCCAAACCGGAGATAGAGAGGCAGAGATACGAGGGACCGCTGCCAAAGGTTATAGACCATGTCGTGATCCATCACACGGCGTTCCCGGCCGATTACCCCCCCAACGCCTTACAACGATATGCCCAAGGGAGTGGATGGGATGACATTGCCTACCACTTTTATATCCTGGGGGATGGAACGATCTACCAAGGCCGTGAACTGAGATATGTGGGGGGTCATGCCGGCGAATCCGAGGAGGCCAATCTCTCGCACGATATTACAAAAGATCCTGACTACGGCTCGATCGGTATCGCGTTGGCCGGCAACTTTAGTGGAGAGACCGATTACGCCACCGAGGCCCAAATAAGGAGCCTTCGATGGCTCATCGGCTCTTTGAGACACGACTACCCAAAGATTGTCCGAGACCACGTTGTTCTTCATCGGGAGGTGGATCGGGAGATCACAAAAAAAAGGGGTTACACGCCTACCCGAAGCCAACAGACCGACTGCCCCGGAAATGGTCTCGCGAGGCAGATAAAAAAACTCTGA